The sequence CTCCCGGTTGCATCGTCACCGGATCGGACTCGCCGCGGATCCACTCCAGCGAAACCTCCGCCGCCGGTCCGGCCAAAATTGAGCCGACCGGCAACGCCCGGCCGGGTTCCAGTTCGAAAGTCTGTCCGGGTTCGATGGCGGCCAATGGCAGTTCGCCGTCCCGACCGCGCACCACCGGTGGAAGCGGGGACTTGCGGGTCAGGCGCCGACGGTTCTTCTCCACCGCCGCGGTCTGGATCCAGCGCCCCAGAAGCATCAGGAAGGTGAAGGTGGCGACGAAGTCGAAATAGAGGAGTCGCTCTTCGCCTCGAATCCATCCCGCGATCGACCCGGCGTAAGCGGCCACCAGGCCGAGGGCGATCGGCAGATCGATATGCAGCGTGCGGACGCGCAACGCCCGCCAGGCACGGGTGATGAAATAGCCTCCTCCCACCAGCATGGCCAGCGAGGCAGAAGCGAAGGCGATCAGGATGAAGAGACCGGAAAATTCAAAATCGGGCCGCATGCCGAGGTAGCCGGGAAGTGAGAAAGCCATCGCATTCAGCATGAAAGCCCCGCACAGTCCCATGCGACCTGCCAGTCCTCTCATCTCTCCCTGGCCGGGAGTGGTCGTGGGAGGACCGGCCGTGTAGCCGAAGCGTGCCAGCTCCTGGAAGTAGCCGCGCAGGTCACAGGCATCCGCCTGCCATTCGAGATGAAGAGCTCCGGTGGCAGGGTTCGCGGCGGCGCGGATCGCTCCCGGCCGCTCTTCGAACAGCGCGCCGATCAGCCACACGCAGCCGACACAGGAAATGCCCTCGACCGAGCAATCCATGCTCGCCACACCGCCGCGGGCCGCAACCTGGCTGCTGGTCATCCGTGGCTCCAACCAACTGAAGTCATGCTCCTCGAAAGGGCGGCTGCGGACCGGCATCGTGGCCGTTCCTTCCTTCAGCCTGTAATAGCGATCGAGTCCGCGGCCATGGATCAGCGCGGCCACGTGTTCGCACCCCCGGCAGCAGAATCGGGCATCCGGTTCGCTGGGGGCGAAGCCGGTGCCGCAGTGCTCGCAGGAGTGAAGCGTCATCGGGTGTATACTATGCAAATTTTGCTCTGTTTCGCCACGCGGGGTTTGCCGCAAACTGTGCGGAAATTGCTCATTGCAGTCAGCCCTCGTGGCAGCACGACGGCAGTTCCCGTGGAGTCTCTTCCGCGTTCCGCAGCGGCAGGGTGCCGTGGAGACGCCAGGCCAACACCACCGCGGCGGCCAACGCGAGACCGCGTTGCCAGCGGGCCAAGGCCTGCGGTCCCAGCCGCCATTTCAAACGCAGCCACTGGCGCTGGGCCAGCCACAGGAGGGGAATCGTTCCCAAGCTGAAAGCCAGTGCCGTTTCCGCCCCGCGTGCGGCGGATCCCGAGGTCACCAATGCGAGAAACAGCGCATACAGCGGGCCACAGGGCAGGAACGGGGTCAGTAGTCCCATCAAACCTCCACTTGTGATGGCGGGCATCGCCGCCGCTTTGAAGCGCATCCGTGCGGTGAACCGGAGCAGCGCCGCAGGGTAGGGGATTTTCTTGTCGAGGCGGGTGGCGGAAAGCAGCAATGCGAGCACAAGCAGCCACGGCAGCACCACCATCGGCGAGTGGAAGAACCATCCCAGCGGTTCCTTGCCCAAGGCACCGCACACCGCGCCAATGGTGGCGTAGGCGGTCATCCGGCCGGTGTGGTAGGCGCAGATGGCCGCCAGTTGTCCGTGTTCGCTGCGGGCGGATGCACCCACGCCGCAGGCCAGCGGCCCGCACATGCCCGCGCAGTGCACGCTGGTCACGAGGCCCGTGGCGAAGGCTCCGGCGAGGGTGAGGTCCATGGTGAAATCAGCGGCGGGTTTCCACCATCTCGGGCCGGTTCCTGACCGCCACCGCGATCAGGGAGGACCAGGCACCGAGCAGCAGCGCGAAGGCGGCAATGACGAACCACCACGGGTGGCGGTCGATGAAGGAGCTACGGGAAGTGTTGGAGTTCATGGCATCAAGGCGTGGGCGCGGGGCCGAGAAAGCGCAGTCCGTGGCGGATCGTCACGGAACCGGGATCGGCGGTGAGTTCCAGCGTGAGATCGCAGGGCCCGTGGTAGGCGGATTTTGGGGCGAGGATGATGGCCGTGCGGGTGATTTCACCGCGGGTGGGGATTTCCACCGGGGTATCCGCGCCGCTGACCGTGAAGCCGGCGGGGGCATCGACGAGGCGTAGGGTGCAGGTCGCGGGCTGGTTCCGCTTGTTCTGGATCCGGACGACGTAGTGGTTCCGCACCGCCGCGGTATCCGCGTAAAACGGCTGCCCGCGCATACGGGAGAAATCCGCGGTGTAGGGCCGGGCGCGCAGCCACGCGGCGGTGGAGAAGGCGGTGAGGCCGAGGAAACCGAGCACGGTGTAAACCACCACGCGGGGACGCAGCCAACGGCGCTTCTTGCCCGCGAAGCCATTGAGGGAATCGTAACGGATCAGGCCGGGCGGAAGCGCGAGCTTCGTCATCACGGCATCGCAGGCGTCGATGCAGGCCGTGCAGCCGATGCATTCCATCTGGAGTCCGTTGCGGATGTCGATGCCGGTGGGGCAGACGTTCACGCAGCGGCGGCAGTCGATACAATCGCCGCCCGCCTTGCCCCTCGCGCCACGCGGTTCACCGCGGTTGACATCGTATCCCACGGTCACGGTGTGGTCGTCGGTCAAAGCGCTCTGGAGCCGACCGTAGGGACACAGGACGATGCAGAATTGCTCGCGGAACCAGCCGAAGCAGAACCACAGCACCGCGGTGAGCGAGGACACGACCGCGAAGTCCGTCGGATGGGCGAGAGGGCCCTCGTTCATCCGGGTCCACAGCCGTGGGATCGAAACGAAGTAGGAGAGGAAGACGTGGGCGATGGCCGCCGCCGCCAGCGCGTAGAGCGTGTGTTTCACCAGCCGCCTCGCGATCTTGGCACCGCTCCATGGCGCGGCCTGGAGGCGACGGCGGGCCACCGCGTCACCCTCGGTCCAGCGTTCGATACGGCGGAACACGTGATCGAGGAACACGGTGTAAGGGCAGGTCCAGCCGCACCAGATCCGCCCGAACAGCGAGGTGACGAAAAATAGGGTGAAGCCCAGCCCGGAGATGCCGAAGAACATCACCCACAGATCCTGCGGCACCAGAGTAAGCCCCATCACGTGGAACTTCCGTTCCTCCACGTCCAGGAACAACGCGGGCGCCCCGTTCACCGGGATCCACGGCAGAGCCACGTAGAGGGCGATCAGCAGCAGTCCGGAAAGCCGCCGCAGCGTGTTCCATTTTCCGCGTACGTCGGCGGGATGGAGGAAATTGCGCGAGCCATCGCGGTGGATCGTGGTGACGGACACCAGATCCGGTTGGCGTGGGGCGGATGGCGGACGGCTCATCGCAGGCACGGCGTCAGTTCTTGAAATCCTCCGGGTTTTTCGAAATCAGGAACGCGGTGACCTCGGCGACTTGCTTCGGCGAGAGCACCTGGCCCCATGCCTGCATCTTCGCGCCGTTGTAGCCGGGAGCGTTCACGGGCGTGCCCTCGTTGATGAGCTTGAAGACGTCCATGGGCTTGCCCCCGTACTCCCAGTGGTGGTCGTTGAGCGGGCGTCCCGGGAGCGGGATCGGCTGGTTGTTCACCACCATGGTGGCGCTGAGGTCGGCGGAATGGCAGGCCGCGCAACTGGCCAGAAAGGTGGCTTCGCCCGCGGCGGTGATGGCCGGATCGGTCGCCCACTTCGTCACCAGCGTGGTGTCATCGAGGGATGCCAGGGTGGCCGCGAGCTCGCGGTCCTTCTTCTGCTGGATCTCCACCATCGCGCCGCGGATGTTCTCGTCATCAGTGCTGGCACTGGCGGTGTAGTAGTACACGCACCAGTGGACCAGGAACCAGACGATGGCGATATAGAAGGTGAACAGCCACCAGTTTGGCAGCTTTTGGTCGTATTCCTGAATGCCGTCGAATTCGTGCTCACGGAGCACCACCTCGCCCTTCTCGCGGGCGTAGGAACCGCGTTTGGTTTCCTCATTCATGGTCGGGTGTCTGTGGGAGTTGGGTGGTGTCGTTGGCCAGGGCTGCGAGGCGATCCCGTTCCTCCGGTTTCATTCGCAGCGCGCGGAGCGTGGTCAGGAGAAAGACGGTGAAAAGGCAGGCGAAAGAGAGGATGGGAATGATCGCGGCCCAATCCTCGTGGGTGATGCGCTTGAACATGGCGGTGGAAAGGGTGGCGGCCTCAGTGGCCGGTTCCGGCGGTCTTTTCCGTCCGGCGGGGGATGGCGGTTCGATAGGAATCCGGATCGAGCGGGATGGCGTCGCTGTCTTTGCGGTGGACGTCCCGGTAGCTGCCGAGCTTCTGGACGTAGGCAATCACGGCGACGACCTCGCTCTCGGAAAACTTGCGCACCAGTTCCGCGGAGGTGGCTCCCGTCATCGGCGTGTAGCTCACCGGCGCGTTGCCTTCGAAGAGCGAGCGGGCGATCTCAAGGCCCTGGTTGCGGGCTTGTTGGTCGATCTCATCGCGGGACCACGCGGGGTAGGGGACACCGAGTTGGCGCTGGACGGTGATCTTGCGGGTGAGCGAGGAGAAGTCGGTCTTGTTGTCGTAGAGCCAAGGATAGGGCGGCATGTTTGAGTCCTCGTTGGCCCAGCGCGGGTTCTGGAAGTGGAACCAGTGCCACTTGTTGTCGCGCTTGCCGGACCGCATCACGGACGAGCCGGTGACCAGCGGGCCTCCCTCGTGGGCGAGGTCCGGGCCGGTGCGTTTGGAGCCCCATTGGAATGGATGGTCGAAGAGAGATTCGCCGAGGTGTGAGTAATCGTCCGCCACGCCAGCCTTGCCATATCGCATCACATCCGGCACCAGCGTGCGGATCATCTGCGAGTGGCAGTTGTAGCAGCCCTCCCGCACATAGACGTCGCGCCCGGCGAGTTCCAGCGGGGTGTAGAGCTCCTGCAGGCGGCCCTCGACGTTCTTCTCCTTGTTCACCAGCAGGGAGGGAAGGATCTGCGCGGTGCCGCCAATGGCCACCGCCACGAACACCAGCACGGTGAAGGGCAGGTGGTTCGCCAGCAGCCGGTCGTGGATGGCGTCCCACGGGGCGCTGTCCTTCTTGAAAAGATACACCGCGCGTCCCGCGAAGATCAGCACTCCGGCGAGCGCGGCCTTGTCCGCGTGCGGCGGGGCGAAGAACCACACGATGCTCAGGATGATGCAGAACA comes from Luteolibacter sp. LG18 and encodes:
- a CDS encoding sulfite exporter TauE/SafE family protein, producing the protein MDLTLAGAFATGLVTSVHCAGMCGPLACGVGASARSEHGQLAAICAYHTGRMTAYATIGAVCGALGKEPLGWFFHSPMVVLPWLLVLALLLSATRLDKKIPYPAALLRFTARMRFKAAAMPAITSGGLMGLLTPFLPCGPLYALFLALVTSGSAARGAETALAFSLGTIPLLWLAQRQWLRLKWRLGPQALARWQRGLALAAAVVLAWRLHGTLPLRNAEETPRELPSCCHEG
- the ccoG gene encoding cytochrome c oxidase accessory protein CcoG gives rise to the protein MSRPPSAPRQPDLVSVTTIHRDGSRNFLHPADVRGKWNTLRRLSGLLLIALYVALPWIPVNGAPALFLDVEERKFHVMGLTLVPQDLWVMFFGISGLGFTLFFVTSLFGRIWCGWTCPYTVFLDHVFRRIERWTEGDAVARRRLQAAPWSGAKIARRLVKHTLYALAAAAIAHVFLSYFVSIPRLWTRMNEGPLAHPTDFAVVSSLTAVLWFCFGWFREQFCIVLCPYGRLQSALTDDHTVTVGYDVNRGEPRGARGKAGGDCIDCRRCVNVCPTGIDIRNGLQMECIGCTACIDACDAVMTKLALPPGLIRYDSLNGFAGKKRRWLRPRVVVYTVLGFLGLTAFSTAAWLRARPYTADFSRMRGQPFYADTAAVRNHYVVRIQNKRNQPATCTLRLVDAPAGFTVSGADTPVEIPTRGEITRTAIILAPKSAYHGPCDLTLELTADPGSVTIRHGLRFLGPAPTP
- a CDS encoding cbb3-type cytochrome c oxidase N-terminal domain-containing protein, with translation MNEETKRGSYAREKGEVVLREHEFDGIQEYDQKLPNWWLFTFYIAIVWFLVHWCVYYYTASASTDDENIRGAMVEIQQKKDRELAATLASLDDTTLVTKWATDPAITAAGEATFLASCAACHSADLSATMVVNNQPIPLPGRPLNDHHWEYGGKPMDVFKLINEGTPVNAPGYNGAKMQAWGQVLSPKQVAEVTAFLISKNPEDFKN